One stretch of Streptomyces sp. R21 DNA includes these proteins:
- a CDS encoding NAD(P)-dependent oxidoreductase, with amino-acid sequence MHIGVIGATGTIGSRVVAEALRRGHHVRAFSRDASQAKTAEQRDGITWASLDVLDPASIAGVLPGLDVLVSGFQPGNAAKDIADTVRRSIADPTVYATAARALLKALESRPRTRLIVIGGAGSLEDAPGVVRADSDERLHAALDQLGLPRDYAAAVRGHRDALNVLRTSNRLWTYFSPAEEIAPGERTGRFRVGGDQPVLDAEGRSRISVEDAAVALVDEVELPRFIQRRFTIGY; translated from the coding sequence ATGCACATCGGAGTCATCGGAGCCACAGGGACCATCGGCAGCCGCGTCGTCGCGGAAGCCCTCCGCCGCGGGCACCACGTGAGGGCGTTCAGCCGCGATGCCTCGCAGGCGAAGACCGCGGAGCAGCGGGACGGCATCACCTGGGCGAGCCTCGACGTCCTGGACCCGGCGAGCATCGCCGGCGTCCTGCCCGGTCTCGACGTCCTGGTCAGCGGGTTCCAGCCGGGCAACGCCGCCAAGGACATCGCCGACACCGTGCGACGCTCGATCGCCGACCCCACGGTGTACGCCACCGCTGCGCGGGCCCTGCTGAAGGCTCTGGAGAGCCGCCCGCGGACCCGGCTGATCGTGATCGGCGGCGCCGGGAGTCTGGAGGACGCGCCGGGAGTGGTGCGCGCAGACTCCGACGAGCGACTGCACGCCGCCCTCGACCAACTCGGGCTGCCACGCGACTACGCGGCGGCGGTGCGCGGACACCGGGACGCCCTGAACGTCCTGCGCACATCGAACCGGCTGTGGACCTACTTCAGCCCGGCGGAGGAGATCGCCCCGGGTGAGCGCACAGGTCGCTTCAGGGTCGGCGGCGACCAGCCCGTCCTGGACGCCGAGGGCCGCAGCCGCATCTCGGTGGAGGACGCGGCTGTCGCCCTGGTCGACGAGGTGGAGCTGCCACGCTTCATTCAGCGCCGCTTCACCATCGGCTACTGA
- a CDS encoding LacI family DNA-binding transcriptional regulator, whose product MPATPTVPSGKRPTLADVAARAGVSVALVSIVMRGAKGAGAATRERVLEAAQEIGYRPDTRARLLRSSRSRLLGVQFGLHQPFHTDLVESIYVAAEPAGYQVALSAVAPSRDERQAVEALLADRCEALILLGPQVPGARLADLATGLPVVSVARRLRPDAPGVDVVRTADDEGARQAVDHLVALGHRDIAHIDGGRAPGAADRCRGYRTAMNRHGLTGHLRVLPGGLSEEDGAAAAHALLTEGARPTAVLAFNDRCATGVLDTFLRAGVAVPDEISVVGFDDSRLARLAHIDLTTVGQDIPRLAQLAVGRAIARLDGEQGEQGEQGPEGEIVIAPRLVVRGTTAVSRVG is encoded by the coding sequence GTGCCGGCAACCCCCACTGTTCCGAGCGGGAAGCGGCCGACCCTCGCCGACGTCGCCGCACGTGCGGGCGTGTCCGTCGCCCTGGTCTCCATCGTGATGCGGGGGGCCAAGGGCGCGGGCGCCGCCACCCGCGAGAGGGTGCTCGAAGCGGCGCAGGAGATCGGCTACCGGCCGGACACCCGGGCCCGGTTGCTGCGCAGCAGCCGCTCCCGGCTGCTCGGCGTGCAGTTCGGGTTGCACCAGCCCTTCCACACCGACCTGGTGGAGAGCATCTACGTCGCCGCCGAGCCCGCCGGATACCAGGTGGCGCTCAGCGCGGTCGCCCCGAGCCGTGACGAGCGCCAGGCCGTGGAGGCCCTGCTCGCCGACCGCTGCGAAGCCCTGATCCTGCTCGGGCCGCAGGTCCCCGGCGCCCGGCTGGCCGACCTCGCGACCGGGCTGCCGGTCGTCTCGGTGGCGCGACGGCTACGACCGGACGCGCCGGGCGTGGACGTCGTACGCACTGCCGACGACGAAGGGGCCCGCCAGGCGGTCGACCACCTGGTGGCACTCGGCCACCGCGACATCGCGCACATCGACGGCGGCAGGGCACCCGGCGCCGCCGACCGATGCCGCGGCTACCGCACCGCGATGAACCGCCACGGCCTCACCGGCCACCTCCGCGTCCTGCCCGGCGGCCTCTCCGAGGAGGACGGTGCCGCGGCGGCGCACGCCCTCCTGACCGAAGGTGCCCGGCCCACCGCGGTCCTCGCCTTCAACGACCGCTGCGCGACCGGCGTCCTCGACACCTTCCTGCGCGCCGGTGTGGCCGTCCCCGACGAGATCTCCGTGGTCGGCTTCGACGACAGCCGCCTGGCCCGCCTCGCCCACATCGACCTCACCACCGTCGGACAGGACATCCCGCGCCTGGCACAACTCGCCGTCGGCCGGGCCATCGCCCGCCTGGACGGCGAGCAGGGCGAGCAGGGCGAGCAGGGTCCGGAGGGCGAGATCGTCATTGCCCCGCGCCTCGTGGTCCGGGGCACCACGGCTGTCTCCCGCGTCGGCTAG
- a CDS encoding TetR/AcrR family transcriptional regulator has protein sequence MTATGGRGRRERLRAETTAEIKAVALALMASGGPDAITLRAIAREMGMTANAIYGYFATRDDLVTVLINDVYTALADAVDAAWEAAPAQDPAVRIQAWADAFRGWALANPQGFRLIYGDPVPGYHAPEGGAAPDAARRVCIGLTALAAAAWPHAQHLYEDSAFEWSDFDTGLLDKVRPAFPELPPAAVALALRIWGHLHGLVSLEVYGHMHTQTARPEKLFQEELAQLVRTLGVPHP, from the coding sequence GTGACAGCGACAGGCGGCAGGGGAAGACGCGAGCGGCTGCGGGCCGAGACAACGGCTGAAATCAAGGCCGTGGCACTGGCGTTGATGGCCTCCGGCGGACCCGATGCCATCACCCTTCGGGCCATCGCCCGCGAGATGGGGATGACCGCCAACGCCATCTATGGCTACTTCGCGACCCGGGACGACTTGGTCACGGTCCTCATCAACGACGTGTACACCGCACTGGCCGACGCCGTGGATGCCGCCTGGGAGGCCGCCCCCGCACAGGATCCGGCCGTCCGGATCCAGGCATGGGCCGACGCCTTCCGCGGCTGGGCCCTGGCCAATCCCCAGGGATTCCGGCTCATCTACGGTGACCCCGTCCCCGGGTACCACGCACCCGAAGGAGGCGCCGCCCCGGACGCCGCACGCCGGGTCTGCATCGGACTCACCGCTCTGGCGGCAGCCGCATGGCCCCACGCCCAACACCTCTACGAGGACAGCGCCTTCGAGTGGTCCGACTTCGACACCGGACTTCTCGACAAGGTGCGCCCGGCCTTCCCGGAACTGCCGCCCGCGGCCGTCGCCCTCGCGCTGCGCATCTGGGGACACCTGCACGGCCTGGTGTCCCTGGAGGTCTACGGCCATATGCACACGCAGACAGCCAGGCCGGAGAAGCTCTTCCAGGAGGAACTCGCACAGCTCGTACGGACGTTGGGCGTCCCGCACCCATAG